From Pseudomonadota bacterium:
ATTTGCTGGGCACTTCCATAGCCCGGCCTCTGATTGCAAAACGGCAGATCGAAATCGCTCGCCTGGAAGGGGCGGATGCCGTCGCGCATGGGGCCACCGGCAAAGGCAATGATCAGGTTCGTTTTGAGTTGACTTTTTATGGGCTTGAGCCCCAGATCAAAGTGATTGCTCCCTGGCGTAGTAACTGGGGGCTCAATTCTCGTGAAAAGCTGATTAATTACGCCGCGAGCCATAATATTCCAATTCCGGTGTCCAAGGATAAGCCCTACAGTTCGGATCGAAACCTTCTTCATATCAGTTTCGAAGGCGGTGTGCTTGAAGATCCCTGGCATGAGCCCAAGGAGGATATGTTTCAACTGACGGTTTCTCCTGAACAGGCTCCCAACCGGGCTGAATATGTCGAGATTGATTTTGTCAAGGGTGATCCGGTGGCGGTTAATGGTGAGTGTTTGAGCCCGGCTGCACTGTTGGCGTGGCTCAATGAACTGGGTGGAGCCCATGGTATCGGCCGGGTCGACATGGTGGAAAATCGTTTTGTCGGAATGAAATCCCGAGGAGTTTACGAAACTCCTGGCGGCACCATCTTGCTGCATGCTCGGCGTGCGGTTGAATCGCTGACTATGGATCGTGAGGCCATGCATCTGCGTGATTCACTCATGCCCGAATACGCCCGTATGGTTTATAATGGTTTCTGGTTTGCTCCCGAGCGTGACGCCCTGCAGGCCCTGGTTGATAAAACTCAGGAAAATATCTGCGGCACCGCTCGTCTCAAACTCTATAAGGGTAATTGTATGGTGGTCGGCCGGAAATCAGATAATTCACTTTATCAGCCGGAAATGGCGACCTTTGAAGAGGATCAGGTTTACAATCAGTTCGATGCCGAGGGCTTTATCCGTTTACAGGCCCTGCGCCTAAAGGCGCGGGCTGCTGTGAAAGGGCGATAGCTGGCGGTGGTGATGTCTGCGGGGAATATTCTTTGTGAGCCGGCGGCTGCGCCGAGGAAAGGGTTTTTCTCTTTTTTCCGGGACTCTTCCTTCGGTCGACTGGTTTTTTTGTTTTTGATCGTCGCGGGGGTGCTTTTTATTGATCAATTGAGTAAGATAATCGTTCTGCAGCGGTTGTCTTCGGTCTACAGCCAAAAGGTAATCGATGGTTTTTTTTCATTAACCTTGGTCATGAATTCCGGGGTGGCGTTCGGAGTCTTCAGTGGGATTAACTGTGTTTATAAAGCCTGGGTGTTGCTGGCAGTTTCCGGGATAACCACTGTGGCCGTGGTGATTTATTATTTTTATGATCAAGCCCTCACACTTTTTAGTCGTCTGGCTCTGGCTATGGTTGTCGGTGGGGCGCTCGGCAATATAATCGATCGCTGGCGTTATCATAAAGTTGTGGATTTTCTTGATTTTTATTGGGGTGACTATCATTTTCCGGCTTTTAATGTCGCCGATTGCGCAATCAGTATAGGGGTGTCGTTGTTGTTATGCGAGGTTCTTTTATTGATGTGGAAACAGAATGCATCCAGTTTTGATTAAAGTAGGGCCACTGACCCTGCATGCTTACGGTTTTTTTGTCGCCCTGGGTTTTTTGCTGGCGGTACTATGGACTACCCGGGAAGGGCGGAGGCGGGGAGTCGAACCGGAGATCTTTCATGATCTCTTTTTTTATGTGATTCTCTCGGCCTTGATCGGCGCCCGGTTATTTTATGTAATCCTGAATTTTGCTTACTTTAGGCACGATCTTCTCGCCGTCTTCAAATTGTGGGAGGGCGGCTTGGTTTTTTATGGTGGTTTTCTCGTGGCGGTTCCGGTTTTTATCCAGCGTCTACGGAAATCATCCTACAAGGTGCTTGAAATTCTTGATATCGCGGCGCCGGCGCTGGCGTTGGCGCAGGCGATCGGGCGCCTGGGCTGTTTTTCCGCGGGGTGCTGTTACGGTAAACCTTGTGATTTGTTTTTTGCGGTTAAATTCAGCGACCCTTTAAGCCATGCGCCTTTGCATGTACCTTTGCACCCGACGCAAATTTATCATACTCTGGCTAATCTTTTGTTGTTTGTGCTTTTGGTTTATGTTCCGCGACGTTTTCCTGTGCGTGGACTTGCCGTGGCTCTCTACCTGGTTTTTTACAGCCTCTTTCGTTTTCTGGTTGAATGTTTTCGCGGCGATCCACGTGGTTCTTTTGCGGGGTTTTCGACCTCGCAGTGGATCAGCGTCTTTCTTTTCGGAGTGGGAAGCTGTTTTTTGCTTTATCTTTTTCGTAAACATAGTCGAAATGGTTGATCATGCTTTTTAAAAATATTCGTCCTTTGGTTCTCGCTTCCCAATCACCCCGGCGGGTTGAATTATTGCGGCGTTTAGGTTTGGATTTCATACAAAAGGGGGCTGACGTTGATGAATCTCCCTTGCCGTCTGAGGAGCCTGAGGCTTATTGCCTCCGTCTGGCCGGTGAAAAAGCCGCTATGGTCGCCCGTGACTATGTCTACGATTGGGTTCTGGCGGCCGATACGATTGTCGTTCGGGAGGGTCGGATTCTCGGCAAGCCGCGCGATCAGGACGAGGCTTGTTCCATGTTGCAGGCTCTGGCCGGTAACTGGCATCAGGTAATCACTGCTTTCTCTTTGCATAATCTGAGCCTTAATTCTGAATTTTCATGCGCGGATGCGACACAGGTCCGTTTTTCAGTTTTATCACCCTCCTTGATCGCGGCCTATGTCGGCAGCGGCGAACCCATGGATAAGGCCGGCGCGTATGCCATGCAGGAGTTGGGAGCCTTTTTTGTCGAGGGGATCAAGGGCTCGCCGACGACGGTGATCGGCCTGCCCTTGCCGTTGGTGGTATCCAAACTCCTGGAATTCAAGATAATTGCGGTTTGATGAATTTCGATGTCTATGGATGTCTGAATAAACGGGGAATAAATTAGCTGCTTCAGTAGGTTATTTATGCTTGAAACATCACAATTTTCGCTGCGTTTAGCAGCTGTGCGAAGGCAGATCGCACTAGTCTGCGCTGAGTCTGGACGCCGACCGGAGGACATTACTTTGGTTGCGGTTAGCAAAACTTTTTCTTTTGCGGTTGTTGCCGATGCTTATCAATGTGGGCAGCTGCATTTTGGCGAAAATTACATGCAGGATTGCTTGCCGAAGATCGAACAGGCCGCGGTTTTGAACTTACCCCTTAAATGGCATTTTATCGGTCATTTGCAACGCAATAAGGCCAGGTATTTTGATGCTCGTTTTTTTATGCTGCACTCCCTGGATTCGCTGGAGCTGGCCCGCCAGCTGGGCCGGCAGGCCCTTGTCGGAGGCTATCGGCAATCGGTTCTGGTGCAGGTTAATGTCTCTCATGATAAGGCGAAATATGGAGTTAAGCCTTCGTTATTGCTTGCTTTTATGGATCGTTTACGATATGTTGACGGTCTTTCGGTCGAGGGTCTGATGACGATTCCCGCAATTACCGGAGATGATGTCGAGACCAGGTCTTGTTATCGGAGGCTGGCAGGTCTTTTTGCTGAGGTCCGGAATGCTTATTATCCGGATGACCCAGGTTTCAGGCATTTGTCAATGGGGATGTCCGGCGATTTTATGACGGCTATCGCCGAGGGGGCGACAATTATCAGGATCGGCACATTACTATTTGGAGAAAGATGAACTGTAACTATCCGGTCGGCACGGAAAATTTGAGGGCACGATTCGATTCCCTGCAGAAATCAGGTAGGTTCTCAGCATTTTCTGCTTGTAGCGTTGAAATTCAGGCTGAAAATAATTGCGTTTAATTGTACGATAAACTTAGGGCTTTATGATGGTGCAGAACAGGAATAAAAAACTATGGGGTGGACGTTTTAATGCTCCCACTGATGAGTTGGTGGAAGAGTTTACGGCCTCAATTGAATTCGATCGCAGGCTTTTTCAGGAAGATATAGATGGGAGTATGGCTCATGCCCGGATGCTGGGAAAGCAAGGCATTATTTCTGTAAATGACAGTCAAAGGTTGATCGAGGGGTTGGAACAGATACGCCGGGAAATCATGTCGGGGACGTTTGTTTTTTTGACCTCACTTGAAGATATTCATATGAATATCGAAAGCCGTCTGGCGGAAATTATCGGACCCGAGATTGCGGGACGTTTACATACCGGGCGCAGTCGCAATGATCAGGTAGCCCTGGATTTGCGGTTGTATATGCGGCGCCGAATTCCTGAGATTCAGCGCTTTCTCTTGGACCTGATTCTCGGTTTGGTTGATCAAGCGGAAAAATATAAGTCCGTGGTAATGCCGGGCTTTACTCATTTGCAAACCGCGCAACCGGTGTTGTTTGCGCACCATCTTTTGGCTTATGTGGAAATGTTGCGGCGAGATTTTTCTCGACTTGAAGATTGTCATGCACGGCTTAATGTTTCTCCTTTGGGTTCCGGCGCTTTGGCCGGGAGCAGTTTTGCTCTCGATCGTAAGGCGGTGGCCGAGGAGCTCGGTTTTGCCGGTTTGACGGCTAATAGTCTTGACGCGGTCAGCGATCGGGATGGGGTCGCCGAGCTGCTTTTTATTTTTTCCTTGTTGATGCTCCATCTTTCGCGTTTCTGTGAAGAGCTGGTTTTATGGTCCTCGGTCCAGTTCAGGTATGTAACTTTAAGCGATGGTTTCTGTACCGGCAGCAGTATCATGCCGCAGAAGAAGAATCCGGACGTGCCGGAATTGATCCGAGGGAAAACCGGACGAGTGACCGGCGCTTTGGTTTCTCTGTTGATGACACTTAAGTCTCTTCCCTTGGCGTATAATAAGGATTTACAGGAGGATAAGGAGCCACTGTTTGATGCTCTTGATACGGTTGTCGCTTGCTTGCGGATTATGACCCCGATGATTCAGCAGATGGAGGTCCACGCGGAAGTCATGCTTGCACAGGCAGGCGCCGGTTTTTCCAACGCAACCGAAATTGCGGATTACCTGGTGCGTAAAGGGCTGCCGTTTCGTCAAGCCCATGAAATTGTTGGACGCTCGGTTTCTTTTTGCGAGGCCCGTGGCTTGTCTTTTACAGAGCTTAAACTTTCCGATTGGCGTAGTTTTAGTGATTTATTTGAAGCGGATATTTTTAATTATCTCGGGCCGCTCGATGCCGTTAATGCAAAAAATATTTATGGTGGAACCGCCATGGCTCAGGTTGAGGAGCAGATTCTCAGGGTCAGAGGATTTATACAATCTCTTGGGGCTCGTTGAGAGGTTGAATTGATCATAGGTTATCGGTTAATTGATATATAATTGAAGAATATGAAAAATTTCTCATTTTTATTTGCTTTGATTTTTTCGCTTTTGCTTGGCGGAATGTTGTTGCTTTCCTGCGGCAAGCGCGCTGAGCCGTTGCCGGCTCTGAGTTTTGTCCCTCCGCAGATTGAAGATTTGCAGGTTGAGGTATTACCGGGGCGGCGGCTTTTGTCCTGGACGATTCCTTCCGCTTTAAAGACAGGCGATATTCCTGATGAGCTGATCTACGTTGTTAAAGCAAAGACGGTTTACACCGGCCAGGAAGGTTGTTTGTTTTGTGATGAAGGTTTTTCCGATATACTGAAGCTGAAGGTGAAGTCTCCGGCTCCGGCTTTCGTTAGGGGAAACTCGCTCTGTTTGCCGTTACCTGAGCTTGAAATTAATACGGTCGGTGTTTTCGCTCTTTTACTTAGAAGTCAGGCTGGTTGGGAAGGTCCGCTTTCAAATAAGGTTGCTGCAGCTTATCTGCCTGAGATTATGCCGCCGGAGTCGGTTCAGGTTCTGCCTTCGGCTTCGTCGGTTGAGTTGAGTTGGCGGCCGCCGGCTTTGCCGATGACGGAGACGGCAACTCTATCTTACCGGGTTTATCGTGCATCCGGAGCCGATGATTTATCCTCCTACACCCTCGTCAGCCGAGAGCCGGTGGTCGAGCCTCGGTTCTACGATGTCGGTCTGCGTGACTGGGATCAATACCGCTATGCGGTCACCGCCCTGATTACCATGGGTACCAGTTCCTTTGAGAGTCGGTTTTCCGAATCGGTGATGGTTGCCGCTGGAGATTTTACTCCTCCCGAACCTCCGGAAAGTCTGACCGCTTTTTATTTTGAAGGATCAGTGCAACTGCTTTGGTCGCTTTCTTCTTCCGCGGACGTTTTAGGTTACAATGTTTATCGTCGTGATCTTTCGAGTGGCATTGAAAGCCGTATCGCCGTACTTTCTCAGGGAGTGAAGACCTTTACCGATTGTCGGGTTATGAAGGGTCAGCAATTTTCTTACAGGGTGACAGCGTTCGATAATTCAATGCGGCGCAATGAAAGCCTTTCAACGGATGAGGTAAATGTTGATTTGCGCTAGATTGCGTAAGTGGCG
This genomic window contains:
- a CDS encoding argininosuccinate synthase; translated protein: MTMSDIKKIVLAYSGGLDTSVILTWLKEEYNCEVIAFAADIGQGAELGGIKEKALATGASKIYVDDLREEFVRDFVFPMFRANAVYEGVYLLGTSIARPLIAKRQIEIARLEGADAVAHGATGKGNDQVRFELTFYGLEPQIKVIAPWRSNWGLNSREKLINYAASHNIPIPVSKDKPYSSDRNLLHISFEGGVLEDPWHEPKEDMFQLTVSPEQAPNRAEYVEIDFVKGDPVAVNGECLSPAALLAWLNELGGAHGIGRVDMVENRFVGMKSRGVYETPGGTILLHARRAVESLTMDREAMHLRDSLMPEYARMVYNGFWFAPERDALQALVDKTQENICGTARLKLYKGNCMVVGRKSDNSLYQPEMATFEEDQVYNQFDAEGFIRLQALRLKARAAVKGR
- the lspA gene encoding signal peptidase II, with product MSAGNILCEPAAAPRKGFFSFFRDSSFGRLVFLFLIVAGVLFIDQLSKIIVLQRLSSVYSQKVIDGFFSLTLVMNSGVAFGVFSGINCVYKAWVLLAVSGITTVAVVIYYFYDQALTLFSRLALAMVVGGALGNIIDRWRYHKVVDFLDFYWGDYHFPAFNVADCAISIGVSLLLCEVLLLMWKQNASSFD
- the lgt gene encoding prolipoprotein diacylglyceryl transferase — encoded protein: MHPVLIKVGPLTLHAYGFFVALGFLLAVLWTTREGRRRGVEPEIFHDLFFYVILSALIGARLFYVILNFAYFRHDLLAVFKLWEGGLVFYGGFLVAVPVFIQRLRKSSYKVLEILDIAAPALALAQAIGRLGCFSAGCCYGKPCDLFFAVKFSDPLSHAPLHVPLHPTQIYHTLANLLLFVLLVYVPRRFPVRGLAVALYLVFYSLFRFLVECFRGDPRGSFAGFSTSQWISVFLFGVGSCFLLYLFRKHSRNG
- the maf gene encoding septum formation protein Maf translates to MLFKNIRPLVLASQSPRRVELLRRLGLDFIQKGADVDESPLPSEEPEAYCLRLAGEKAAMVARDYVYDWVLAADTIVVREGRILGKPRDQDEACSMLQALAGNWHQVITAFSLHNLSLNSEFSCADATQVRFSVLSPSLIAAYVGSGEPMDKAGAYAMQELGAFFVEGIKGSPTTVIGLPLPLVVSKLLEFKIIAV
- a CDS encoding YggS family pyridoxal phosphate-dependent enzyme, whose protein sequence is MLETSQFSLRLAAVRRQIALVCAESGRRPEDITLVAVSKTFSFAVVADAYQCGQLHFGENYMQDCLPKIEQAAVLNLPLKWHFIGHLQRNKARYFDARFFMLHSLDSLELARQLGRQALVGGYRQSVLVQVNVSHDKAKYGVKPSLLLAFMDRLRYVDGLSVEGLMTIPAITGDDVETRSCYRRLAGLFAEVRNAYYPDDPGFRHLSMGMSGDFMTAIAEGATIIRIGTLLFGER
- the argH gene encoding argininosuccinate lyase; protein product: MVQNRNKKLWGGRFNAPTDELVEEFTASIEFDRRLFQEDIDGSMAHARMLGKQGIISVNDSQRLIEGLEQIRREIMSGTFVFLTSLEDIHMNIESRLAEIIGPEIAGRLHTGRSRNDQVALDLRLYMRRRIPEIQRFLLDLILGLVDQAEKYKSVVMPGFTHLQTAQPVLFAHHLLAYVEMLRRDFSRLEDCHARLNVSPLGSGALAGSSFALDRKAVAEELGFAGLTANSLDAVSDRDGVAELLFIFSLLMLHLSRFCEELVLWSSVQFRYVTLSDGFCTGSSIMPQKKNPDVPELIRGKTGRVTGALVSLLMTLKSLPLAYNKDLQEDKEPLFDALDTVVACLRIMTPMIQQMEVHAEVMLAQAGAGFSNATEIADYLVRKGLPFRQAHEIVGRSVSFCEARGLSFTELKLSDWRSFSDLFEADIFNYLGPLDAVNAKNIYGGTAMAQVEEQILRVRGFIQSLGAR